One segment of Bacteroides caecimuris DNA contains the following:
- a CDS encoding peptidase domain-containing ABC transporter encodes MIKAFPFYTQLDAMDCGPTCLRMIARYYGKSYSLQSLRSRSYLTRNGVSLLGISDAAEAIGFRTIGAKITFEQLISGIPLPCILHWNQNHFVVCYNIRKKKKEYLIDIADPVGDLITYKEQEFRKQWITTVSERESKGTVLILEPSAEFYEMEDENKKNKRSLDFFLRYLSPYKKELLQLTLGMLIGSLLQLIFPFLTQSLVDIGIQDGSLSFITLILIAQLIVFLSQLSVEFIRSWIMLHMNTRINISLISDFLCKLMKLPLRYFDSKMVGDILQRIGDHGRIESFLTGSSIGTLFSFVNFFVFSFVLAYYNLSILAIFLFGNTLYVCWVLLFLKYRRVLDIRRFSQSSSEQSNMIQLVTAMQEIKLNNCEKQKRWQWERIQVKLFKISVKGLALGQIQQIGSVFFSHTTNIIITFIAAKSVVEGDLTLGMMMSLTYIIGQLSAPVSSFISFVQQFQDAQISLERLNEVHEIEDEEHNIDMKMASLPAFKYIELNNLSFSYDGADRDYVLNDINLVIPEHKVTAIVGASGSGKTTLVKLMLGFYKPNKGKILVGGTPLENINPHLWRASAGAVMQDGYIFSETIAQNIAVGEEQIDIEKLRHSVMVANIREFIDSLPLGYNTKIGMEGNGISQGQRQRLLIARAVYKNPEFLFFDEATNSLDANNEKEIMAHLHEFYKGKTVVVVAHRLSTVKDADNIVVLNNGQVAEQGTHHELTKRKGLYYELVKNQLELGL; translated from the coding sequence ATGATTAAAGCATTTCCTTTCTATACGCAACTTGACGCAATGGATTGTGGTCCTACTTGTCTGCGGATGATCGCTCGCTATTATGGTAAATCATATTCTTTACAGTCACTTCGTTCTCGGTCATACTTGACAAGGAACGGAGTGTCTTTGCTAGGTATAAGCGATGCAGCTGAAGCTATTGGTTTTCGCACAATAGGTGCTAAAATAACATTCGAACAGTTAATTAGTGGAATCCCACTGCCTTGTATATTGCACTGGAATCAAAATCATTTTGTAGTGTGCTATAATATTAGGAAGAAAAAAAAAGAGTATTTGATTGATATAGCAGATCCTGTTGGTGATTTGATAACTTATAAAGAGCAAGAATTTAGAAAACAATGGATAACGACAGTCAGTGAGAGGGAATCTAAAGGTACTGTTTTAATATTGGAACCTAGTGCTGAGTTTTATGAAATGGAGGATGAAAATAAGAAAAACAAAAGAAGCCTTGATTTTTTCTTAAGATATTTGTCTCCATATAAGAAGGAATTATTACAGTTAACGTTAGGAATGTTAATTGGAAGTTTGCTACAATTAATTTTTCCATTTCTTACTCAATCATTAGTTGATATAGGAATTCAAGATGGAAGCCTCTCCTTTATTACTCTAATATTAATAGCACAGTTAATAGTTTTCTTATCTCAATTATCAGTCGAGTTTATTAGAAGTTGGATAATGTTACACATGAATACACGTATTAATATATCATTAATTTCTGATTTTCTGTGTAAACTTATGAAGCTTCCTTTGAGGTATTTTGATTCAAAAATGGTCGGTGATATATTGCAACGTATAGGTGATCATGGTCGTATTGAAAGCTTTCTAACAGGTTCCTCAATAGGAACCTTGTTTTCCTTTGTCAATTTCTTTGTTTTTTCCTTTGTGCTAGCCTACTATAATTTGAGTATCCTAGCTATTTTTCTGTTTGGAAATACTTTGTATGTTTGTTGGGTTCTATTGTTTTTGAAGTATCGTAGAGTATTAGATATACGCCGTTTTTCACAGTCATCAAGTGAACAAAGTAATATGATCCAGTTGGTGACTGCAATGCAGGAAATCAAATTGAATAATTGTGAGAAACAAAAAAGATGGCAATGGGAACGGATACAAGTGAAATTGTTTAAGATAAGTGTTAAGGGATTAGCTCTTGGACAAATTCAGCAAATAGGATCTGTATTCTTCTCACATACGACCAATATTATTATAACTTTTATTGCTGCGAAATCGGTTGTAGAGGGGGATCTAACTTTAGGTATGATGATGTCCCTTACATATATAATAGGGCAGCTATCTGCACCGGTAAGTTCTTTTATTAGTTTCGTTCAACAATTTCAGGATGCACAAATAAGTCTTGAACGTCTGAATGAAGTTCATGAGATAGAAGACGAAGAACATAATATTGATATGAAAATGGCTTCATTACCAGCATTTAAATATATTGAATTAAATAATTTGTCATTTAGTTATGATGGAGCAGATAGAGACTATGTACTAAATGATATCAATTTAGTAATACCTGAACATAAAGTAACAGCTATTGTTGGTGCTAGTGGGAGTGGTAAAACAACTTTGGTAAAACTAATGTTGGGATTTTATAAACCGAATAAAGGGAAGATATTAGTGGGAGGAACACCTTTAGAAAATATAAATCCACATTTATGGCGCGCAAGTGCTGGTGCAGTAATGCAAGATGGTTACATCTTTTCAGAGACAATAGCGCAAAACATAGCAGTCGGTGAAGAGCAAATAGATATAGAAAAATTGCGCCATTCTGTAATGGTTGCAAATATTAGGGAGTTTATCGACTCTTTACCTTTAGGGTACAATACTAAAATCGGAATGGAAGGAAATGGTATCAGTCAAGGGCAACGTCAACGTTTATTAATTGCCAGAGCTGTGTATAAAAATCCTGAATTCTTGTTTTTCGATGAAGCTACTAATTCTTTGGATGCAAATAATGAGAAAGAAATCATGGCGCATTTGCATGAGTTTTATAAAGGAAAAACGGTTGTGGTTGTTGCGCACCGATTAAGTACAGTGAAAGATGCAGATAATATAGTGGTATTAAATAATGGGCAGGTTGCTGAACAAGGTACTCATCATGAATTAACCAAAAGAAAAGGGTTATATTATGAATTAGTGAAAAATCAACTTGAGTTAGGTCTTTAA
- a CDS encoding TlpA disulfide reductase family protein: MKNVIYLFLIILFSPISVKGQEMLSPDSTICFIDSKEADYQFTAKKMGDGEINGTGEVISVRNAIMRYGEIARNGIWTFWTINKPEEAPLQPDEYIIHGTINPAYNGELAMLFTFKSTDWEKIQHVDTVMVADGKFSFRGKVNDYNPSILAVGNYPKPTRSVELFLDAGNIQVSLDSLSAVGTPLNDALTQFQRTTKRFTNDILQVKSDSLRRMFGMSRRAMYKEFVKQNIHNGIGRMYCYGWNYSLPDFEELYGLADDTLKNTPWMLAVVEEHKRDQERMNKLSQMSGETFKNHIFETLSKKRKELKNYVGKSKLLVVDVWASWCGPCKREIPHLKKVYDDYKDKGLSIVSVSIDDSDKKWKEAVDKFEMPWEQLRTSSNEEMKSFMGDYLIGGIPHMIIIDKEGIIVYAGSALRAEKGQLQNLLNEKLK, encoded by the coding sequence ATGAAAAATGTAATATATTTATTTCTTATAATATTATTTTCTCCTATATCTGTAAAAGGGCAGGAAATGTTATCACCCGATTCAACGATTTGTTTTATAGATTCTAAAGAAGCTGATTATCAATTTACAGCAAAGAAAATGGGAGATGGTGAGATTAATGGAACTGGTGAAGTTATATCTGTTCGTAATGCTATCATGCGTTATGGTGAAATAGCACGGAATGGTATTTGGACCTTTTGGACAATTAATAAACCGGAAGAAGCCCCTTTGCAACCTGATGAATATATAATTCATGGGACGATAAACCCTGCATATAATGGAGAACTTGCTATGTTATTCACATTCAAGTCTACCGATTGGGAGAAGATCCAGCATGTTGATACGGTAATGGTGGCGGATGGTAAATTCAGTTTTCGAGGAAAGGTGAATGATTATAATCCTTCAATATTGGCAGTAGGTAATTATCCTAAACCCACGCGTTCAGTAGAATTATTCTTGGATGCAGGAAATATACAAGTCTCTTTAGATTCATTGAGTGCGGTTGGTACGCCTTTGAATGATGCTTTAACGCAATTCCAGAGAACGACGAAGCGTTTTACCAATGATATCCTTCAGGTTAAATCAGATAGTTTGCGGCGAATGTTTGGTATGTCAAGAAGAGCAATGTATAAAGAATTTGTGAAGCAGAATATACATAATGGAATAGGACGTATGTACTGCTATGGATGGAATTATTCATTGCCCGATTTTGAAGAATTATATGGGTTAGCTGATGATACCCTGAAAAATACTCCATGGATGCTTGCTGTAGTAGAGGAACATAAAAGAGATCAAGAACGTATGAATAAGCTTTCCCAAATGTCAGGAGAAACATTTAAAAATCATATATTCGAGACGCTTTCTAAGAAACGCAAAGAACTGAAAAACTATGTTGGCAAGTCCAAATTATTGGTTGTTGATGTATGGGCGTCATGGTGTGGACCTTGTAAAAGAGAAATTCCACATTTGAAAAAAGTTTATGATGATTATAAAGACAAAGGCCTTTCAATAGTCAGTGTTTCAATCGATGATTCAGATAAGAAATGGAAAGAAGCAGTGGACAAATTTGAAATGCCTTGGGAACAACTTAGGACAAGCTCGAATGAAGAGATGAAGTCTTTTATGGGAGATTATCTAATAGGAGGAATTCCTCACATGATTATAATTGATAAAGAAGGAATTATAGTCTATGCTGGTTCAGCTCTTCGTGCAGAAAAAGGACAATTGCAGAATTTGTTAAATGAAAAATTGAAATAA
- a CDS encoding vitamin K epoxide reductase family protein codes for MKNTIFTQFLTALKVKHTAAFSDKLYRTHPYRDSLYGLSHMLKTYGVYNEGVRSVDKNVRQFVPPFIAHVGEEFVVVKAISENNVTYDWGNIEIKNSFDNFKEVWSGVALLAEPAVDSVEPDYQKHLMITLVKKLQTVLLCIIPSLFLFGAWYANMEQIGVYGTILSVINLVGIYISYLLLLKQEKRQSDYADKICSLFHQRDCNNILELPAAKIGFFSWSEIGLGYFIANLLLIILLPNYISYQAIINVFALPYTVWSVWYQYKKVRQWCMLCLIVQVLLWAIFLTNILGVCFNESPLSIIPSISIGSFYVFIVLLINISTMKIAHSNRLELLEQGFTALKNSDDVFKALLKSQPYFETQDTTKIVFGNPKAKLKVTILTNPHCEPCGQMHTRVKKMLAINADKLCVQYIFSAFSDDLLDSNRFLIATYLNGKSGEIDEIYKDWYEKGKYHSDDFIAKYNFSFEGVEEELEKHEQWKRYTHLVATPTILVNGYLLPPQYTIENLSFFLDTDI; via the coding sequence ATGAAAAATACTATATTTACACAATTTCTTACTGCTCTGAAAGTAAAACATACCGCAGCTTTTTCAGATAAATTATATAGAACCCATCCTTATCGTGATTCTTTGTATGGACTTTCTCATATGTTAAAAACTTATGGCGTTTATAATGAAGGAGTACGTTCTGTTGATAAAAATGTAAGGCAGTTTGTGCCTCCTTTTATTGCTCATGTTGGAGAAGAATTTGTCGTTGTTAAAGCTATCTCAGAAAATAATGTTACTTATGATTGGGGAAATATTGAGATAAAAAACTCTTTTGATAATTTTAAAGAGGTATGGTCTGGAGTTGCGCTTCTTGCAGAACCAGCTGTAGACTCTGTAGAACCAGATTATCAAAAACATTTGATGATAACTTTAGTGAAAAAACTTCAAACTGTTTTATTATGCATTATTCCTTCTCTTTTTCTTTTTGGAGCATGGTATGCAAATATGGAACAAATAGGAGTATATGGAACTATTTTATCTGTTATCAATTTAGTTGGCATATACATATCATATTTGTTGCTACTGAAACAAGAGAAGAGACAAAGTGATTATGCAGATAAAATTTGTTCTTTATTTCATCAACGAGATTGTAATAATATTTTGGAATTGCCAGCAGCTAAAATTGGATTTTTTAGTTGGAGTGAGATAGGATTAGGTTATTTTATTGCAAATCTATTATTGATTATTCTGTTACCCAATTATATTTCTTATCAAGCAATAATTAATGTTTTTGCTCTTCCTTATACTGTTTGGAGTGTCTGGTATCAATATAAGAAAGTTCGGCAGTGGTGCATGCTATGTTTGATAGTTCAAGTATTGTTGTGGGCTATTTTCTTAACTAATATATTGGGAGTATGTTTTAATGAATCCCCATTAAGTATTATACCATCAATTTCGATTGGTTCGTTTTATGTATTTATCGTTTTGTTGATCAATATATCAACTATGAAAATAGCTCATTCTAATAGATTGGAATTGCTTGAACAAGGATTTACTGCATTAAAGAATTCTGATGATGTATTTAAAGCTCTATTAAAATCACAACCCTATTTTGAAACACAGGATACAACGAAAATAGTATTTGGTAATCCAAAAGCGAAGTTAAAAGTAACTATATTGACTAATCCGCACTGTGAGCCTTGTGGACAGATGCATACGAGAGTAAAGAAGATGTTGGCTATTAATGCAGATAAACTTTGTGTGCAATATATCTTTTCAGCTTTTAGCGATGACTTGTTAGATAGTAATCGTTTTTTGATTGCAACATATCTAAATGGGAAATCTGGCGAAATAGATGAAATATATAAAGATTGGTATGAGAAAGGTAAATATCATTCGGATGATTTTATAGCAAAATATAATTTTAGCTTTGAAGGAGTGGAAGAGGAGTTGGAAAAACATGAACAATGGAAAAGGTATACGCATCTAGTGGCTACTCCAACAATCTTAGTTAATGGATATTTACTTCCTCCTCAATATACAATAGAAAATTTATCTTTTTTCCTAGATACAGATATTTAG
- a CDS encoding glycosyltransferase family 2 protein encodes MVDGISVIMPTYNQAAFIRRAIFSLLQQTYLHWELVIVNDGSVDDTDRFVSSFLEDKRIIYLKNDKNEGLGYSLNKGIEKATYNYIAYLPSDDYYFRDHLDVLREEFDKNEDIVLAYSGVRYDVKDSLFNVSDTESLGIKKGFSMQLVQTAHRKTLDRWLERKEWITNDLFAMFWHKLADKGLFSMTQKITCYWTNHPYQRHRLIAEKYGGGLNKYRGYYHVQDPIKLRVSKYKFINEDSLYSSYREKISVCEQSLKILIVGELSYNPERIYALEQAGHKLYGLWLPEPQYSFSTVGHLPFGHVEDLNISRWKDEVERIKPDVIYAMLNSGAVSFAYNVLREFRQIPFVWHFKEGPFICLREGTWNELMYLYTFSTGKIYLNELTQSWYNQFIIDKDGLSMVLDGDLPKVDYFKNNFSKKLSEDDNAIHILVAGRMIGIEDEGLALLADNNIHVHSYTENYYESRFSAEQKWMRIAPNHFHVHAHVSADNWTKEFSKYDIGCLHCFNSYNNNDILKVGWDDLNIPARISTYAAAGLPVMMKNNSNALVAIQDCVNKLDIGVLFDNYEELVTKLKDAEMLSRLRVNMLRHRMEFSFDYHVPQLIEFFRKVIAYKKNQ; translated from the coding sequence ATGGTTGATGGTATTTCAGTTATTATGCCTACTTATAATCAGGCGGCTTTCATTAGACGTGCTATCTTTAGCTTACTTCAACAAACCTATTTACATTGGGAGTTGGTGATTGTAAATGATGGTAGTGTAGATGATACAGACCGATTTGTTTCTTCTTTTTTAGAAGATAAACGAATCATATATTTGAAAAACGACAAAAATGAGGGGTTAGGATATTCCTTGAATAAAGGAATTGAGAAAGCAACCTATAATTATATTGCTTATCTTCCATCAGATGATTACTATTTTAGAGACCATTTGGATGTCTTAAGAGAAGAGTTTGATAAAAATGAGGATATTGTCTTAGCATACTCTGGTGTACGATATGATGTGAAAGATTCTTTATTTAACGTTTCTGACACCGAAAGCTTAGGAATAAAAAAGGGATTTAGTATGCAATTGGTCCAAACAGCGCATAGGAAAACATTAGATCGCTGGTTAGAACGAAAAGAATGGATTACTAATGATTTATTTGCGATGTTTTGGCATAAATTAGCTGACAAAGGTTTGTTTTCAATGACTCAAAAGATAACTTGTTATTGGACAAACCATCCTTATCAAAGACATAGATTAATAGCGGAAAAATATGGTGGTGGATTAAATAAATATAGGGGATATTATCATGTACAGGATCCTATTAAGTTAAGAGTTTCTAAATATAAGTTTATTAATGAGGACAGCTTATACAGTTCCTATAGAGAAAAGATTTCTGTATGTGAGCAATCATTGAAAATTTTAATAGTAGGTGAATTGTCTTATAATCCAGAACGTATTTATGCTTTAGAGCAAGCTGGTCATAAATTGTATGGACTGTGGTTGCCAGAGCCGCAATATAGTTTTTCGACTGTTGGACATTTGCCTTTTGGGCATGTGGAAGATCTAAATATATCTCGGTGGAAAGATGAAGTGGAAAGAATAAAGCCAGATGTTATTTATGCAATGCTAAACTCAGGTGCTGTTTCATTTGCCTATAATGTTTTGAGAGAGTTTCGTCAAATTCCATTTGTTTGGCATTTTAAGGAAGGACCATTTATCTGTTTGCGAGAAGGTACATGGAATGAATTAATGTATTTATATACGTTTTCAACAGGAAAAATCTATTTGAACGAATTGACCCAATCGTGGTATAACCAGTTTATAATTGATAAAGATGGATTGTCTATGGTGTTAGATGGGGATTTGCCAAAAGTTGATTATTTCAAAAATAATTTTTCAAAAAAGCTTTCGGAAGATGATAATGCTATACATATTCTTGTTGCCGGGCGCATGATTGGCATAGAGGATGAGGGGTTGGCTTTGTTGGCAGACAATAATATTCATGTTCATTCATATACTGAAAATTATTATGAATCTCGTTTTAGCGCTGAACAAAAATGGATGCGTATTGCACCAAATCATTTTCATGTTCATGCTCACGTGAGTGCTGATAATTGGACAAAAGAATTTTCAAAATACGATATCGGTTGTTTGCATTGTTTTAATAGCTATAATAATAATGATATACTTAAAGTTGGTTGGGATGATTTGAATATACCGGCCAGAATTAGCACTTATGCTGCTGCTGGATTGCCAGTTATGATGAAAAATAACTCTAATGCTTTAGTCGCAATTCAAGATTGTGTAAACAAATTGGATATTGGTGTCCTATTTGATAATTATGAAGAGTTGGTAACTAAATTAAAAGATGCAGAAATGCTCTCTCGCTTACGTGTTAATATGTTGAGACATAGAATGGAATTCTCATTCGACTATCATGTTCCTCAGCTTATAGAGTTCTTTAGAAAAGTAATAGCATACAAAAAGAATCAATAA
- a CDS encoding NAD(P)H-dependent flavin oxidoreductase, protein MNRITSLLGIQYPIIQGGMVWCSGWRLASAVSNAGGLGLIGAGSMHPDTLREHIRKCNAATKFPFGVNIPLMYPQIEEIMNIVVEEGVKIVFTSAGNPKTWTGWLKARGITVVHVVSSSRFAVKCEEAGVDAVVAEGFEAGGHNGREETTTFCLIPAVREATTLPLIAAGGIGTGEGILAAMVLGAEGVQIGTRFALTEESSASPVFKDYCLSLGEGDTKLLLKKLAPTRLVKNAFREAVEKAEDSGATSEELRTLLGRGRAKKGIFEGDLEEGELEIGQVSAIISRQQSVAEVMNELVESYRQAAGKDYLFSM, encoded by the coding sequence ATGAATAGAATTACTTCCCTTCTGGGTATTCAATATCCTATTATTCAAGGTGGTATGGTGTGGTGTAGCGGTTGGCGTCTTGCTTCTGCCGTGAGCAATGCCGGCGGATTGGGATTGATCGGCGCCGGTTCTATGCATCCGGACACTTTACGTGAACATATCCGTAAATGTAATGCAGCCACAAAATTTCCCTTTGGAGTGAATATCCCTTTGATGTATCCCCAAATAGAAGAGATTATGAATATTGTAGTGGAAGAGGGAGTGAAGATTGTTTTTACCTCTGCCGGAAATCCGAAAACGTGGACCGGATGGTTGAAAGCGCGTGGAATAACAGTTGTTCATGTCGTTTCATCTTCTCGTTTTGCTGTGAAATGTGAAGAAGCCGGGGTAGATGCAGTAGTAGCTGAAGGTTTCGAAGCCGGAGGACATAATGGGAGGGAGGAAACAACGACTTTCTGTTTGATTCCTGCTGTGCGTGAGGCTACCACATTGCCTTTGATAGCCGCAGGAGGTATTGGAACAGGAGAAGGAATACTGGCTGCTATGGTGTTGGGTGCCGAAGGCGTACAAATAGGAACACGTTTTGCGCTGACTGAAGAAAGTTCAGCGAGTCCTGTATTTAAAGATTATTGTTTGAGTCTTGGTGAAGGGGATACTAAGTTGTTATTGAAAAAACTGGCTCCGACACGATTGGTAAAAAATGCTTTTCGTGAAGCGGTGGAGAAGGCTGAAGATAGTGGCGCTACTTCCGAGGAATTAAGAACTTTGCTCGGACGCGGACGTGCTAAGAAAGGTATCTTCGAAGGTGACTTGGAAGAAGGTGAACTGGAAATAGGTCAGGTCTCGGCAATAATATCCCGTCAACAGTCGGTGGCAGAGGTGATGAATGAATTGGTTGAATCTTATCGGCAAGCAGCCGGGAAAGATTATTTGTTTTCAATGTAA
- a CDS encoding DUF4858 domain-containing protein, translating into MDRLKRFIATMVLCLTALFAYSQVWTAQDSLHLKKLLESDQELHLNMDAVKSIDFGTAVGTPRMSEEKSWMMPDESLPEALPKPKVVLSLMPYKANTPYNWDPIYQKKIKIDKNTWRGDPFYEIRHQRSYSNWARNPMAKGVRKSLEEIQASGVRFRQLSERANGMMVNTVVMDAPIPLFGGSGVYVNGRTVGGLDLMAVFTKEFWNKKGRDNRARTLEVLRTYGDSTTVLINKPIEQIAR; encoded by the coding sequence ATGGATAGATTGAAACGGTTTATTGCAACAATGGTACTGTGCCTGACGGCTTTATTTGCATATTCGCAAGTATGGACGGCGCAAGACTCTTTGCATTTGAAGAAATTGCTGGAGAGTGACCAAGAGTTGCATTTGAATATGGATGCTGTAAAGTCGATTGATTTCGGAACTGCGGTTGGTACTCCCCGAATGTCGGAGGAGAAAAGCTGGATGATGCCTGATGAATCGCTTCCTGAAGCATTGCCTAAACCGAAAGTGGTGTTGAGCCTGATGCCATATAAAGCGAATACCCCTTATAACTGGGATCCTATTTATCAGAAGAAGATAAAGATTGATAAAAACACTTGGCGGGGAGATCCTTTCTATGAAATACGCCATCAAAGATCCTACTCGAACTGGGCACGTAATCCGATGGCGAAAGGGGTGCGTAAATCTTTGGAAGAGATACAGGCGAGTGGAGTACGTTTCCGGCAGTTGAGCGAACGTGCTAATGGAATGATGGTGAACACGGTAGTGATGGATGCACCTATTCCCTTGTTTGGTGGAAGTGGAGTATATGTCAATGGCAGAACGGTCGGCGGACTTGACCTGATGGCTGTCTTTACCAAAGAGTTTTGGAATAAGAAAGGCAGAGATAACCGCGCCCGCACATTGGAGGTTTTGAGAACTTATGGAGATTCTACAACTGTGTTGATAAATAAACCGATCGAACAGATTGCACGCTGA
- a CDS encoding DUF4943 family protein — MKKTLLMLWMAVCLIVSFTGCTSEEMDYNNPDVALFVKQLKSGTYKMKNDKGVVEVPHFTEEDIPELLKYAEDLTIIPSFPSVYNMNNGKIRLGECMLWVIESIRQGTPPSLGCKMVLANAENYEAIYFLTDEEVLDAATCYRNWWEERQYPKTRWTIDPCYDEPLCGSGYRWW, encoded by the coding sequence ATGAAAAAAACACTACTAATGCTGTGGATGGCTGTTTGCCTGATCGTATCTTTTACAGGATGCACCAGCGAAGAAATGGATTATAACAATCCGGATGTTGCCCTTTTTGTAAAACAATTGAAGTCGGGTACGTACAAGATGAAGAATGATAAAGGGGTGGTGGAGGTTCCTCACTTTACGGAAGAGGACATCCCCGAACTTTTAAAATATGCAGAAGATCTGACCATTATTCCTTCTTTTCCGTCGGTTTATAATATGAATAACGGTAAAATTCGGTTGGGCGAGTGTATGCTTTGGGTGATTGAATCTATCCGCCAAGGTACACCTCCGTCATTAGGTTGCAAAATGGTATTGGCGAATGCTGAAAATTATGAAGCAATCTATTTCCTGACTGATGAGGAGGTGCTCGATGCAGCCACTTGTTATCGTAATTGGTGGGAAGAACGCCAATATCCGAAAACAAGATGGACGATTGATCCGTGCTACGATGAGCCGCTTTGTGGGTCGGGTTATCGTTGGTGGTAA
- a CDS encoding outer membrane beta-barrel protein, whose product MKKENDEITDLFRTRLADSGMSVRDGFWEELSQEIPVACQHRRRILLFRVAAAASVLLVLAASSATFLYFSPKEEMEEAFTKIAVTNGGQMDGDGIRVNQLPLPVQPVLPKPVPKSYGMLSQYTEEEDSLSITFSMSFSFSATTSTGNGNRYGNQGKNGFWQATNGDTESSVAPEEQSNVNVAQPKAVKKHRWAMKVQVGTVLPADNGTYKMPVSAGVTVERKLNESLGIETGLLYSNLRSAGQHLHYLGIPVKVNVTLVDTKKFDLYATVGGIADKCIAGAPDNSFKEEPIQLAVTAGIGINYKINDRLAVFAEPGVSHYFKTDSKLATVRTKRPTNFNLLCGLRMTY is encoded by the coding sequence ATGAAGAAAGAAAATGATGAAATAACCGATCTGTTTCGTACGCGTCTCGCTGATTCCGGGATGAGTGTACGGGATGGCTTTTGGGAAGAACTCTCGCAGGAAATACCTGTGGCTTGCCAGCATCGTCGTCGGATTCTGCTCTTCCGTGTGGCGGCTGCGGCGTCTGTATTGCTCGTTTTGGCGGCCTCGTCGGCTACTTTCTTGTATTTCTCTCCCAAAGAAGAAATGGAAGAAGCATTTACAAAGATAGCCGTGACAAATGGAGGACAGATGGATGGAGATGGAATACGCGTCAATCAGTTACCGTTGCCGGTACAACCGGTGTTGCCGAAACCGGTTCCAAAGTCTTACGGTATGCTGTCACAATACACAGAGGAAGAAGATTCGCTTTCTATCACTTTCTCCATGTCGTTTTCTTTTTCTGCCACCACTTCTACAGGAAATGGCAACCGATATGGTAATCAAGGGAAAAACGGCTTTTGGCAGGCAACAAACGGTGATACGGAATCATCTGTTGCTCCGGAAGAACAATCGAATGTGAATGTGGCTCAACCCAAAGCGGTGAAAAAGCATCGCTGGGCGATGAAAGTTCAGGTAGGCACGGTGCTTCCAGCTGATAATGGCACTTATAAAATGCCGGTTTCCGCAGGGGTAACGGTAGAGCGTAAACTAAACGAATCTCTCGGAATAGAAACCGGACTGCTTTATTCAAACCTTCGTTCGGCGGGGCAGCATTTGCACTATCTGGGTATCCCCGTTAAAGTAAATGTAACATTGGTAGATACGAAGAAATTTGACCTTTATGCTACCGTAGGCGGAATAGCCGATAAATGTATCGCCGGCGCGCCGGACAACAGTTTTAAAGAAGAACCTATCCAGCTGGCAGTGACTGCCGGTATTGGAATCAATTATAAGATTAATGACCGACTTGCTGTTTTTGCCGAGCCCGGAGTTTCGCATTATTTCAAAACAGATTCGAAACTGGCTACGGTACGAACGAAACGGCCGACTAATTTTAATTTACTTTGCGGACTTCGCATGACGTATTAA
- a CDS encoding RNA polymerase sigma factor has translation MENEIELVKGCRAGKDSARKELYTLYSKQMLAVCFRYTGDMDAAHDVLHDGFIKIFTNFSFRGESSLCTWITRVMVTQSLDFLRREKRVSQLVVHEEQLPDIPDISDSGGGAGISEEQLMAFIAELPDGCRTVFNLYVFEEKSHKEIAKMLHIKEHSSTSQLHRAKYLLAKRIKEYRTHEERK, from the coding sequence TTGGAAAACGAGATAGAACTGGTAAAGGGCTGTCGGGCAGGAAAGGATTCAGCCCGAAAGGAACTTTACACCCTCTATTCCAAACAGATGCTGGCGGTATGTTTCCGCTATACGGGCGATATGGATGCGGCGCACGATGTACTGCATGACGGTTTCATCAAGATTTTTACCAACTTCTCGTTCCGTGGCGAGTCTTCGCTCTGTACATGGATCACCCGGGTGATGGTTACTCAATCGCTCGATTTCCTGCGGCGGGAGAAACGAGTCAGCCAGTTGGTAGTGCATGAAGAGCAGCTTCCCGATATACCGGATATATCGGATTCGGGAGGAGGGGCTGGAATCTCCGAAGAGCAATTGATGGCTTTTATTGCCGAATTGCCGGATGGTTGCCGAACCGTTTTCAACCTTTATGTGTTTGAAGAGAAATCGCACAAGGAGATAGCCAAGATGCTTCACATTAAGGAACATTCGTCTACTTCGCAGTTGCACCGGGCCAAGTATTTGTTAGCAAAAAGAATTAAAGAGTATAGGACTCATGAAGAAAGAAAATGA